The Irregularibacter muris genomic interval ACAAGCCTATGCCTTTGCTGAGGCGGATCCTTTTCGAGCGGCAACACATAATAAGGGAATAATGAATGGAATAGTTCCCGTGGTGCTGGCCACTGGTAATGATACACGAGCTATAGAATCAGGAGCTCATGCCTATGCATCCATAACAGGAAGATACCTTCCTCTTACTACTTGGGAAAAGAATGCGAATGGTGACCTTGTAGGAACCATTGAAATTCCAATGGCCGTTGGGCTGGTTGGAGGGGCAACCAAGGTCCATCCCCAGGCAAAGGTAGCTGTAAAAATGCTTGGTGTTGAAAAAGCTTCTGATCTAGCTATGATTATCGCATCAGTTGGCTTAGCCCAGAACTTGGCAGCACTAAAAGCTCTTGCCACCGAAGGAATTCAGCGGGGTCATATGTCACTACATGCAAGAAATCTTGCTACAACAGTAGGGGCTAAAGGGGAACTTCTCGACAAGATAGTCTCTAAGATGATCAAGGAAAAGAAGGTTAGAATGGAATACGCCCAAGAACTTTTTAATCAATATTCAAAATAAAAAAGTGGAGGTTAAAAAATGAACCAGGAAAAGAACAAGCCAGTATTTACCGAAGTATGGGGTGACACAGTAATTATAAAAGAATTATTTATAGCTGTTATCATTGGTATTGTTCTCACTATGGCTTTTTATATTTTAGGGAACAAGATATTTGTTGGAAATCCCAATATTGAGGAAAGTCTGGCCAAAGGGTATTCATTGCTTATCGGTATAACAGGCTGTATACTTTCAGGTGCAATATCAGCAAAGATGTTTAAGCCCAAAAGAAATGTGGAAGAAAGACTTGAAAAAGGGGATGTTGAAGAGATTCTTAAATCTGCCGGTATGACTGTAGAAGAGGAAGCAGAAGCACTGTCCAAAGTAAGCCCAGAAATCATAGCAGAGATGGAAGAACTGGAGCTTTGGGGATTCCTAGCACTTATACCGGAAGATTCACCAAACTATAAGAAGGAATATAGAGAAAAGAATGGAGGGTTTGCCCTATGACCATAACACCAATTCTATTAATCCAAGCTTTTTTAGCAGCCTTTGTAGGGGGAATACTGTTTAGTATAATTGGAATCATTCCTGGAACAGATGAAACGGCAACTATGGCACCGCTGACACTCATATTGGTACTGCTGGGACTTCATCCTGTTGTTCTTTTCTCATGGTTCATAGGTATAATTGTTGCCATGCAAATATCCCATACCATACCGACAGCCATGGCGGCGCTACCTGGATCAACTATGGCGGTTCCAATGGTACTTAACTCTTCCATAGCAAAACGTATGGGTATTCCTCATATTGCAATGAAAAAAATGGCAGCAGGATCTTTAATAGGATCAATTATTGCAGTTCCTATATCCATTATTGCGGCAATGGTGCTAGCCCCCTTAGGAGATGTTATTGAACCCTATATAGGACTTATATTTACATTGGGAGCAGCGTTTATAGCCTATATGTCCAGTGCAAAATGGGGTGCAGTCATCGCATTGTTTCCCTTTGCATTTTTAATACAGGGATTTCAAAGATTATCAGTAGAAGCAACAGGGACTACCTTATTTATATCTATATTTATGGGCATTACAATAGGGCCAATGATTTCAGAGGTATTCAATGTTTTCGTGCCTAGCCTTAGAAATAAGCAGATGAGAGATAAGGAAAATGATATATTTCTTGCACCAGAAGGAAAGGGAAATCGTTCAATAATCCCTAATCCTTTTAAGATATTTACAAAGAAACAGAAGCGTGACATTGCTGCTTCCTCAGCCATATCGGCTACAACCTTTACTTTTTCACCGGTAGGAATGACAGTCTTACTTGGGGAATTATTTGGAGGAAAGAGAAAAGAACTTTATGACCGAGTGACAGGTACTTTAGGAATACAGGATGCGGTAAGTAATGCTACCTATATTGGGGAACTTATCATACCCTTGCTTGCATTCGGTATTCCCCTATCCCCAGTTGCCCTTGGACCGGCCGCAGCACTGTTTAATGCGCCTCCAGTATTTACAATAGATCCTGTAAATAACCTACATTCATATTTAGGTATGGGGGATTATCTACTCTATGGATTTATAGGAGTTGTTGGTGGAGCTTTGATAGCCTACCCTATGGCCATAAGAAAAGCTAGAGCATGGACAGAAATGATGTTCAGAAAGATAAGCCATGAAGCGCTTATTGGGGCATTTATGGGGCTAATATTTATGCTTGCATATTATGAAGCAGGAGTATTTGGTGTATTTGTAGCATTGTTTATTGGTTTCTTTGGAGGCATACTTCATAATATATTTGGTATTCATACCGGAGTACAGTTTATGGCATATTACGCATCAGGCTGGATAGTAACAAATCTTATTGCATTGTCAGGATTATTTTAAAATGTAGAGAACTTTTACTAATCAGTTGCATAGAAATGCAGCTGATTAGTTTATTAAAGAGAAGAGAGTATTCCCATCTGCAGCAAGAGCCCTTATTTCCTCTCGTCATTAAGTTGTTTTTCATGCATGAATTTGTAAATTTATCAAACAATATAAGAGATTATGAAAAATATTACATGAAAAAGAGGGTGAGAGATGAATGGCAAGGAAAATGAAAACTATGGATGGGAATCAAGCGGCTGCCTATATATCGTATGCGTTTACAGATATAGCCGCTATTTATCCCATCACGCCATCTACGCCTATGGCAGAGGGTGTAGATGAGTGGGCGGCCCATGGAAAGAAAAATATATTTGGGCAATCCGTGAGAGTAGTCGAAATGCAATCAGAGGCCGGGGCAGCAGGAGCTGTACATGGATCCTTACAGGCAGGAGCACTGACCACTACTTATACAGCATCTCAGGGTCTTTTATTAATGATTCCCAATATGTACAAGATGGCAGGAGAGTTGTTGCCCGGGGTATTTCATGTGAGTGCCCGAGCGATAGCCACCCATGCTCTATCTATTTTTGGAGACCATCAGGATGTGATGGCCACAAGACAGACAGGTTTTGCCTTACTAGCTTCTAGTAGTGTACAAGAGGCTATGGATTTAGCCGGAGTTGCCCATTTGGCGGCTATTAAAACTAGGGTCCCCTTCCTACATTTCTTTGATGGCTTTAGAACTTCCCACGAATATCAAAAAGTAGAGGTAATGGAGTATGAAGAATTAGAAAAGTTGCTGGATTATGATGCACTGCAGGCCTTTCGAGAGCGATCTCTAAACCCAGAACATCCAGTAGTCAGAGGAACGGCACAAAACCCTGATATTTATTTCCAAGGAAGAGAAGCAGCTAATCCTTTCTACGACAGTGTTCCCGATAGGGTAGCGGGGTATATGAAGGATATTAGTCAATTAACAGGTAGAGAGTATAAACCTTTTACCTACTATGGTCCAGAGGATGCAAAAGATGTGATTATTGCCATGGGTTCTGTTTGCGACACTATAGAAGAAACCATTGACTATCTACAGAAAAAAGGAGAAAAGGTTGGAATGATTAAGGTTCACCTTTATCGTCCCTTCTCTCCAAAATATTTTTTCGACGTGCTCCCTTCAAGTGTGAAGAGGATAGCTGTTTTGGATCGAACGAAAGAGCCAGGAGCAACGGGGGAACCCCTTTATTTAGATGTAAAAAGTCTTTTCTACCATAGGGAAGAACGACCTCTTATTGTAGGAGGAAGATATGGATTGGGATCTAAAGACACAAGACCATCCCAAATCATTGCTGTTTACAAAAATTTAAAACAAGCTGAGCCTAAAAATGGGTTTACCATTGGTATTGTAGATGATATAGGAGAAACCTCTCTGCCAGAGGAGGATATTGTAGATACCACTCCTGCGGGCACTATTCAGTGCAAATTCTGGGGATTGGGATCAGATGGGACAGTAGGTGCTAATAAAACAGCTGTAAAAATTATAGGAGATCATACTGACCTCTATGCCCAGGCTTATTTTTCTTATGACAGCAAAAAGTCTGGGGGATCCACTATTTCCCATCTTCGTTTTGGCAAAGAGCCTATTCGTTCCCCCTATTTGATTTATAGTGCAGATTATATTGCCTGCCACAACAAATCCTATGTGAATCATTTTGATTTGTTAAAGGGCATTAAGAAAAAAGGTACTTTTGTATTAAACTGCCCATGGACTCCTGAGGAATTGGAGGAAAAATTGCCGGCTTCATTGAAAAAAAGTATAGCTGAAAACCAAGTAAATTTCTACATTATTGATGCCATGGATATTGCAAAGAAAATTGGTTTGGGAAATAGAATCAATATGATTATGCAATCAGCATTTTTCAAATTGGCAGAGGTCATTCCCATAGAAGATGCCGTAAAATATCTAAAACAGAGTATTGTAGATATGTATGGGAAAAAAGGAGAAAAAATTGTAGAAATGAACAAGGAAGCTGTGGACCGAGGAGTAGATGGCTTAGTGAAAGTAGATATCCCCTCCCATTGGGCAAAAGCCCAGGATGAAGATATGTCTACTAAGGAAGAACCGGATTTTGTGAAAAATATTCAAAGACCCATGGCTAGACAAGAGGGAGATGAACTACCTGTCAGTGCCTTTAAGGGAAGGGAAGATGGAACCTATCCCCTGGGAACAACGGCTTATGAAAAACGAGGGATTGCCCCTATGGTTCCCCAATGGCAGACTGATAAATGTATTCAGTGTAATCAATGCTCCTATATCTGTCCCCACGCAGTGATCAGGCCTTTCCTATTGGATGAAGAAGAAATGAAAAAAGCACCTCATACTTTTGAAACCAAAGAATCCAGGGGAAAAGAGCTTAAAGATTTTGGCTATCGTATTCAAATCAGTCCTCTAGATTGTACAGGCTGTGGCAACTGTGCTGATGTATGTCCTGCCCCTGGAAAGGCATTGGTTATGGTAGATGCGGAAAAAGAGATTGGCAGACAAGAAGAAAATTGGGAATTTGCCATGACCATTAAAGACAAAAGTCATTTAGTAGACAAAGGGATTTTTAAAAACAGTCAATTTGCTAAGCCTTTACTGGAATTCTCTGGAGCCTGTGCAGGCTGTGGAGAAACCGCCTATGTAAAATTAGTGACTCAGCTCTATGGAGAGAGAATGTTGATTGCCAATGCCACAGGCTGTTCTTCCATCTGGGGAGCCAGTGCGCCATCGATTAGTTACACCACCACTGCCCAAGGGAAAGGACCCTCTTGGGGGAATTCCCTCTTTGAGGATAACGCAGAGTATGGATTTGGAATGGCTATAGCAGTAAGGCAGATGCGGGAAAGATTGGAAGAATTAATGAGAGAAGGATTGAAATCTGACTTAAATCAAGACTGTAAAAAAGCTTTTCAAAATTGGCTAGATCATATGGAGGATGGAGAAGAATCCCAAGAGGCTTCTCAAAAAGTTCTAGAAATTCTCGAAAATTCCAAAGATAAAGATCATTCTATTGTAAAGGAAATACTGGAGAAAAAGGATTATCTCATCAAAAAGTCCACATGGATTATTGGTGGGGATGGATGGGCCTATGATATTGGTTATGGAGGGCTAGATCATGTACTGGCCATGGGAGAAGATGTGAATCTATTGGTTATGGATACGGAGATTTATTCCAATACTGGAGGACAGTCTTCCAAATCCACCCCTACAGCAGCAGTAGCAAAATTTGCCGCAGCAGGAAAGAGAATTCGCAAAAAAGACCTGGGCATGATGGCCATGAGCTATGGCTATGTTTATGTAGCTCAAATTGCCCTAGGTGCTAATATGAGCCAAGCCCTTAAAGCCATCCGGGAAGCCGAAAGCTATAATGGTCCATCCCTTGTCATATGTTATGCTCCTTGTATCAGTCATGGGATTAAGACAGGTATGGGAACCAGTGTAGCCGAAGAAAAGAAAGCCGTGGAAGCAGGCTACTGGCATCTTTATCGATACAATCCTCTCCTAAGAGAAGAAGGGAAAAATCCTTTTATCTTAGAATCTAAGGAACCCAAAGCTTCCTTTAGAGAGTTTATAGAAGGGGAGATCAGATATTCTCAAATTATGAATGTATTCCCCGATGTGGCGGATGAATTATTTACCCAAGCAGAAAAACATGCCAGAGAAAGATATGAAACCTATAGAAGATTAGCAGAAATGAAGTATTAAAGGCAAAAAAGAAGATTGAATAAGGCAATTCAATCTTCTTTTTGTTTATTTTTGATTGGTATCTACCCACTCTTTAGCATTGTGGGTCTGATCATCATCTGGTATAGGAACTTTAGAAACAGGCTGTAATCTTTCAATATTAGCCCAGGCGGCAGTATTTTGTTCTTCAATAGGCATTTTCATAGGTCTTTGCTTTTTTTTATTTTTTGCCATAAATATCACCTCTTTTATATTATTTTCAAAAAACACAAAAGTATAAGAGGAAGATATATGTTTTATATTTTTATAATTGTTCTCAAGTTACCATCTTTTAAGTTTAGCCTTGTTGTGTGTTTATTTTATCCAAGGAAGTGTAGTATAAGAATATCCCCACTTTAAAAGTAAATAGGGAAAAGAGTTATGAAAAGGCATAATAAATAAACCGAAGCAGACACTAAAAGAAAGGCTATATATTCCTATGGAGGATAGCTTAAAAGATTATGAAATGATGATAACTTCTGTTTTATCCAAAAATATAGTAGAAGACAAAAAAGAAAAGGTGGTATCATGATCAATAAAGAGATAATGACAAAAACAGGATGGAACTTTGATAATGGTTATGCCCGTTTACCAGAATCATTTTTTACCCTCTGCAATCCAATCGCTGTACCCTCCCCTAAATTAGTTATTTTTAATGATTCATTAGCAAAATCCTTGGGGTTAGATAGTCAAGAGCTAAAAAGCAAGGATGGAGTAGATATCCTCTCTGGCAATCAGCTTCCCCCAGGGGCCTTACCCCTTGCTCAAGCCTACGCTGGACATCAATTTGGACATTTTACAATGTTAGGAGATGGTCGAGCCCTGCTGCTCGGGGAACAGATTACTCCGAAAAGTGACCGATTTGATGTTCAGCTTAAGGGTCCCGGTAGAACCCCCTATTCCCGTGGGGGAGATGGGCGAGCGGCACTGGGACCCATGCTACGGGAATATATCATTAGCGAAGCAATGCACGCTCTAGGGATTCCTACTACCCGCAGTTTAGCAGTGGTGACAACTGGGCAATGGATAATTCGTGAAACTCAATTGCCTGGTGCAATTTTAACCCGGGTAGCTGCCAGTCATATACGGGTGGGAACCTTTCAATATGTTGCCCACTGGTGTACCCCTGAAGAACTTCGGATTTTGGCTGATTATACAATAAAAAGACATTTTCCAGAGATTGAGGGAGATAAAAATCCTTATCTTGCTTTACTAAAGGAAGTGATTAAGAGGCAAGCCACACTGATTGCCAAATGGCAGCTGGTTGGTTTTATTCATGGAGTGATGAACACCGACAATATGGCCATTAGCGGAGAGACTATTGACTATGGTCCCTGTGCTTTCATGGATACCTATGATCCAGCGACAGTGTTTAGCTCCATTGATGTTGGTGGACGCTATGCCTATAGAAATCAGCCCAAAATAGCCCCGTGGAATCTCTCAAGATTTGCCGAAACCCTATTGCCTTTATTACATGACAATGAGCAACAGGCTATTAAACTGGCTCAAGATGCCATTGAAGATTTCGACGGTTTATATCACTGTAATTGGCTGGGAGGAGTAAGAGCAAAATTAGGAATATTTAATGAGGAGCTAGGGGATGAAACTCTTATGGAAGACCTTTTTCATATGATGGAGAAACACCGTGCAGACTATACCAATACCTTTCGAGACTTAACGCTTAACAAGCTAGAGGAAATAGGGTTTTCCCATACTTCAG includes:
- a CDS encoding tripartite tricarboxylate transporter permease, encoding MTITPILLIQAFLAAFVGGILFSIIGIIPGTDETATMAPLTLILVLLGLHPVVLFSWFIGIIVAMQISHTIPTAMAALPGSTMAVPMVLNSSIAKRMGIPHIAMKKMAAGSLIGSIIAVPISIIAAMVLAPLGDVIEPYIGLIFTLGAAFIAYMSSAKWGAVIALFPFAFLIQGFQRLSVEATGTTLFISIFMGITIGPMISEVFNVFVPSLRNKQMRDKENDIFLAPEGKGNRSIIPNPFKIFTKKQKRDIAASSAISATTFTFSPVGMTVLLGELFGGKRKELYDRVTGTLGIQDAVSNATYIGELIIPLLAFGIPLSPVALGPAAALFNAPPVFTIDPVNNLHSYLGMGDYLLYGFIGVVGGALIAYPMAIRKARAWTEMMFRKISHEALIGAFMGLIFMLAYYEAGVFGVFVALFIGFFGGILHNIFGIHTGVQFMAYYASGWIVTNLIALSGLF
- the nifJ gene encoding pyruvate:ferredoxin (flavodoxin) oxidoreductase translates to MARKMKTMDGNQAAAYISYAFTDIAAIYPITPSTPMAEGVDEWAAHGKKNIFGQSVRVVEMQSEAGAAGAVHGSLQAGALTTTYTASQGLLLMIPNMYKMAGELLPGVFHVSARAIATHALSIFGDHQDVMATRQTGFALLASSSVQEAMDLAGVAHLAAIKTRVPFLHFFDGFRTSHEYQKVEVMEYEELEKLLDYDALQAFRERSLNPEHPVVRGTAQNPDIYFQGREAANPFYDSVPDRVAGYMKDISQLTGREYKPFTYYGPEDAKDVIIAMGSVCDTIEETIDYLQKKGEKVGMIKVHLYRPFSPKYFFDVLPSSVKRIAVLDRTKEPGATGEPLYLDVKSLFYHREERPLIVGGRYGLGSKDTRPSQIIAVYKNLKQAEPKNGFTIGIVDDIGETSLPEEDIVDTTPAGTIQCKFWGLGSDGTVGANKTAVKIIGDHTDLYAQAYFSYDSKKSGGSTISHLRFGKEPIRSPYLIYSADYIACHNKSYVNHFDLLKGIKKKGTFVLNCPWTPEELEEKLPASLKKSIAENQVNFYIIDAMDIAKKIGLGNRINMIMQSAFFKLAEVIPIEDAVKYLKQSIVDMYGKKGEKIVEMNKEAVDRGVDGLVKVDIPSHWAKAQDEDMSTKEEPDFVKNIQRPMARQEGDELPVSAFKGREDGTYPLGTTAYEKRGIAPMVPQWQTDKCIQCNQCSYICPHAVIRPFLLDEEEMKKAPHTFETKESRGKELKDFGYRIQISPLDCTGCGNCADVCPAPGKALVMVDAEKEIGRQEENWEFAMTIKDKSHLVDKGIFKNSQFAKPLLEFSGACAGCGETAYVKLVTQLYGERMLIANATGCSSIWGASAPSISYTTTAQGKGPSWGNSLFEDNAEYGFGMAIAVRQMRERLEELMREGLKSDLNQDCKKAFQNWLDHMEDGEESQEASQKVLEILENSKDKDHSIVKEILEKKDYLIKKSTWIIGGDGWAYDIGYGGLDHVLAMGEDVNLLVMDTEIYSNTGGQSSKSTPTAAVAKFAAAGKRIRKKDLGMMAMSYGYVYVAQIALGANMSQALKAIREAESYNGPSLVICYAPCISHGIKTGMGTSVAEEKKAVEAGYWHLYRYNPLLREEGKNPFILESKEPKASFREFIEGEIRYSQIMNVFPDVADELFTQAEKHARERYETYRRLAEMKY
- a CDS encoding DUF3787 domain-containing protein produces the protein MAKNKKKQRPMKMPIEEQNTAAWANIERLQPVSKVPIPDDDQTHNAKEWVDTNQK
- a CDS encoding protein adenylyltransferase SelO, which translates into the protein MINKEIMTKTGWNFDNGYARLPESFFTLCNPIAVPSPKLVIFNDSLAKSLGLDSQELKSKDGVDILSGNQLPPGALPLAQAYAGHQFGHFTMLGDGRALLLGEQITPKSDRFDVQLKGPGRTPYSRGGDGRAALGPMLREYIISEAMHALGIPTTRSLAVVTTGQWIIRETQLPGAILTRVAASHIRVGTFQYVAHWCTPEELRILADYTIKRHFPEIEGDKNPYLALLKEVIKRQATLIAKWQLVGFIHGVMNTDNMAISGETIDYGPCAFMDTYDPATVFSSIDVGGRYAYRNQPKIAPWNLSRFAETLLPLLHDNEQQAIKLAQDAIEDFDGLYHCNWLGGVRAKLGIFNEELGDETLMEDLFHMMEKHRADYTNTFRDLTLNKLEEIGFSHTSEFIQWHELWQRRLERQQQSKNSSYQLMKDNNPGIIPRNHRVEEALEAAVDKGDYSIMHRLLNVLSDPYAYSPQQEDYSTLPPPSNRPYRTFCGT